In a single window of the Bacteroidales bacterium genome:
- a CDS encoding metalloregulator ArsR/SmtB family transcription factor, which produces MKKPELNNEDHVKLARFAKALSHPTRLFILKFLNCCESCYTGNIVDELPIAQSSVSQHLKELKEAGLINGTIETPKVYYCINKKNWELAKKMFNKFF; this is translated from the coding sequence TTAAATAACGAAGATCACGTAAAATTGGCAAGATTTGCAAAAGCACTGTCACACCCAACCAGGCTTTTTATATTGAAATTTCTGAATTGCTGTGAGTCGTGCTATACCGGAAATATTGTTGATGAACTGCCCATTGCACAATCATCAGTTTCTCAGCATTTAAAAGAACTAAAGGAAGCCGGGCTAATCAACGGTACTATTGAAACTCCAAAAGTATATTATTGCATAAACAAAAAGAATTGGGAATTGGCTAAAAAAATGTTTAATAAATTTTTCTAA
- the arsM gene encoding arsenite methyltransferase, producing MKNSNKLKEIVRDKYADIATESSNCCCGNKNKQLDYSVFNESYADKEGYFKDADLNLGCGLPTEYSNIKKGDAVLDIGSGAGNDCFVARSIVGENGKVTGLDFTDEMLEKAKINNQKAGYTNVNFIKGDIENIPLDSDKFDVVISNCVLNLVPDKEKAFSEIKRVLKPNAHFCVSDIVLEGELPKEIRDVAEMYAGCVSGALQAEKYLSVIESAGFNNIEVKKKKQINVPDDQLLEYISKDELQKYKDTGAGIYSITVIGTKR from the coding sequence ATGAAAAATTCAAATAAACTAAAAGAAATAGTCAGAGATAAATATGCAGATATTGCAACAGAATCATCAAATTGCTGTTGCGGAAATAAGAATAAGCAATTGGATTATTCTGTATTCAATGAAAGTTATGCTGATAAGGAAGGTTATTTCAAGGATGCTGACTTGAACCTCGGATGTGGTTTACCAACAGAATATTCAAACATTAAAAAAGGTGATGCTGTTTTGGATATCGGCAGCGGTGCCGGTAATGATTGCTTCGTTGCTAGATCAATTGTTGGTGAGAACGGAAAAGTTACAGGGCTTGATTTTACTGATGAAATGTTAGAAAAAGCAAAAATCAACAATCAAAAAGCAGGATATACTAATGTCAATTTCATTAAAGGGGATATTGAAAATATTCCGTTAGATTCAGATAAATTCGATGTAGTGATAAGCAATTGTGTTTTGAATTTGGTCCCTGATAAAGAAAAGGCATTTTCTGAAATAAAAAGGGTGTTAAAACCAAATGCTCATTTTTGTGTTTCTGATATCGTTTTGGAAGGTGAATTACCGAAAGAAATAAGGGATGTTGCAGAAATGTATGCCGGATGTGTTTCAGGTGCACTACAGGCAGAAAAATATTTAAGTGTCATTGAATCAGCAGGTTTTAATAACATTGAGGTGAAGAAGAAAAAACAAATTAATGTTCCTGATGATCAATTATTGGAATATATCTCAAAGGATGAACTTCAAAAATATAAGGATACCGGAGCGG